The following are encoded together in the Bubalus kerabau isolate K-KA32 ecotype Philippines breed swamp buffalo chromosome 3, PCC_UOA_SB_1v2, whole genome shotgun sequence genome:
- the LOC129647484 gene encoding olfactory receptor 2B11-like, protein MNAGNASTPKFFILLGFSDHPWLEMPLFTIVLAAYICTLVGNILIIVVSRVDPQLDSPMYFFLSNLSFLDLCFTTTTTPQLLLNLWGPDKSITYAGCVTQFYVFHFLGATECILLAVMSLDRYVAICKPLRYPVIMQQQLCIFLVVMAWLSGLANSLLQSSLTIQLPLCGNNKVDDFLCEVPVMIKMSCADTTFNVAMLSIVGTFYSLVPLSLILVSYGFIVGTVLRIRSSEGKKKAFNTCSSHVIVVSLFYGPVISMYVQPSSTNSQDKNKLMSLFYSLVTPMLNPFIYTLRNKDMKRAMTSLLVLLYHQRRE, encoded by the coding sequence ATGAATGCAGGCAATGCAAGCACCCCAAAGTTTTTCATTCTCTTGGGTTTCTCTGACCATCCCTGGTTGGAAATGCCACTCTTCACAATAGTTCTTGCTGCTTACATCTGCACACTAGTGGGAAACATCTTGATTATTGTGGTATCCAGGGTAGATCCTCAACTTGACagccccatgtacttcttcctttccaacctcTCCTTCCTGGACCTTTGTTTTACTACAACCACTACCCCTCAACTGCTGCTGAACCTCTGGGGCCCAGATAAGTCTATCACTTATGCAGGCTGTGTGACCCAGTTTTATGTGTTTCACTTCCTGGGAGCCACTGAATGCATCCTCTTAGCTGTGATGTCCTTGGATCGTtacgtggccatctgcaagccttTGAGGTACCCAGTTATCATGCAACAGCAACTCTGTATCTTCCTAGTGGTCATGGCATGGCTAAGTGGTTTGGCTAACTCCTTGCTTCAGTCATCCCTCACCATCCAGCTGCCACTTTGTGGCAACAACAAGGTAGATGACTTCCTGTGTGAGGTCCCAGTGATGATCAAGATGTCATGTGCTGACACCACATTCAATGTAGCTATGCTCTCTATTGTGGGCACTTTCTATTCCCTGGTTCCCTTGTCACTTATTCTTGTCTCCTACGGGTTCATTGTAGGTACAGTGCTCAGAATTCGGTCCTCAGAGGGAAAGAAGAAGGCCTTTAACACATGTAGTTCTCATGTTATTGTTGTATCTCTCTTCTATGGACCGGTAATTAGCATGTATGTGCAACCTTCTTCTACTAATTCCCAGGATAAGAACAAACTAATGTCCCTTTTCTACAGTTTGGTAACTCCTATGCTTAATccttttatttatactttaagGAATAAAGACATGAAAAGGGCAATGACAAGCCTTCTTGTCTTATTGTACCATCAAAGAAGAGAATAA